The following are encoded together in the Juglans microcarpa x Juglans regia isolate MS1-56 chromosome 2D, Jm3101_v1.0, whole genome shotgun sequence genome:
- the LOC121249876 gene encoding nuclear transcription factor Y subunit B-3-like isoform X2, with the protein MADSDNESGGHNNSNSANGDFASREQDRFLPIANVSRIMKKALPANAKISKDAKETVQECVSEFISFITGEASDKCQREKRKTINGDDLLWAMTTLGFEEYVEPLKIYLQKYREMEGEKSSVGSRPGEKDGSGGSGGGGAAAGGGGSGGAVNSASSGGAGGFNGVGGVYGGMYGGVMGGHHHGHMYGSGGFHHVGGIGGGVVGKDGSGGGRGVGGSIVRSR; encoded by the coding sequence ATGGCTGATTCGGACAACGAATCAGGGGGGCACAACAACAGCAACAGCGCGAACGGCGACTTCGCTTCTCGAGAGCAAGACAGGTTCCTCCCAATCGCTAACGTGAGCAGAATCATGAAGAAGGCATTGCCCGCAAACGCCAAAATCTCAAAGGACGCTAAGGAAACCGTGCAGGAATGTGTGTCGGAGTTTATCAGCTTTATAACTGGCGAGGCCTCGGATAAATGTCAaagggagaagaggaagacGATCAATGGGGATGATTTGCTGTGGGCGATGACTACTCTGGGGTTTGAGGAGTATGTGGAGCCTCTGAAGATATATCTGCAGAAGTATAGGGAGATGGAGGGGGAGAAGAGCTCGGTGGGGTCCCGACCAGGGGAAAAGGATGGTAGCGGTGGGTCCGGTGGTGGTGGAGCCGCCGCGGGAGGTGGAGGGAGTGGTGGGGCGGTGAACTCGGCGAGTAGTGGTGGTGCTGGTGGGTTTAATGGGGTTGGGGGAGTCTATGGTGGGATGTATGGTGGGGTCATGGGTGGTCATCATCATGGACACATGTACGGCTCTGGTGGGTTTCATCATGTGGGTGGTATTGGTGGTGGTGTTGTCGGGAAAGATGGTTCAGGCGGCGGCCGCGGTGTTGGAGGGTCCATCGTGAGGTCAAGGTAG
- the LOC121249876 gene encoding nuclear transcription factor Y subunit B-3-like isoform X1, which produces MADSDNESGGHNNSNSANGDFASREQDRFLPIANVSRIMKKALPANAKISKDAKETVQECVSEFISFITGEASDKCQREKRKTINGDDLLWAMTTLGFEEYVEPLKIYLQKYREMEGEKSSVGSRPGEKDGSGGSGGGGAAAGGGGSGGAVNSASSGGAGGFNGVGGVYGGMYGGVMGGHHHGHMYGSGGFHHVGGIGGGVVGKDGSGGGRGVGGSIVRSSFDSFFLSFLRGRVCMHACIFLLWKAACIQSFSHLSRSLRVYQIGSSLDWPVYVMKSVVAYHIFLFYVFRAVGVL; this is translated from the exons ATGGCTGATTCGGACAACGAATCAGGGGGGCACAACAACAGCAACAGCGCGAACGGCGACTTCGCTTCTCGAGAGCAAGACAGGTTCCTCCCAATCGCTAACGTGAGCAGAATCATGAAGAAGGCATTGCCCGCAAACGCCAAAATCTCAAAGGACGCTAAGGAAACCGTGCAGGAATGTGTGTCGGAGTTTATCAGCTTTATAACTGGCGAGGCCTCGGATAAATGTCAaagggagaagaggaagacGATCAATGGGGATGATTTGCTGTGGGCGATGACTACTCTGGGGTTTGAGGAGTATGTGGAGCCTCTGAAGATATATCTGCAGAAGTATAGGGAGATGGAGGGGGAGAAGAGCTCGGTGGGGTCCCGACCAGGGGAAAAGGATGGTAGCGGTGGGTCCGGTGGTGGTGGAGCCGCCGCGGGAGGTGGAGGGAGTGGTGGGGCGGTGAACTCGGCGAGTAGTGGTGGTGCTGGTGGGTTTAATGGGGTTGGGGGAGTCTATGGTGGGATGTATGGTGGGGTCATGGGTGGTCATCATCATGGACACATGTACGGCTCTGGTGGGTTTCATCATGTGGGTGGTATTGGTGGTGGTGTTGTCGGGAAAGATGGTTCAGGCGGCGGCCGCGGTGTTGGAGGGTCCATCGTGAGGTCAAG TTTCGAcagcttctttctttcttttttgagaggGAGggtttgcatgcatgcatgcatatttctTTTGTGGAAAGCGGCATGTATCCAGAGTTTCAGCCATTTGTCTCGATCGTTACGTGTCTACCAAATAGGGAGCTCTTTAGATTGGCCTGTATATGTCATGAAATCTGTCGTTGCTTAccatatatttctattttatgtttttcgTGCGGTGGGAGTACTGTAA
- the LOC121249875 gene encoding nitrile-specifier protein 5, with amino-acid sequence MAVAQGKWLKLDQHGTAPGARSSHATAIVGQKAYVFGGEFKPRVPVDNELHVFDLETLTWSVAEGTGDVPPPRVGVTMAAVRKTIYVFGGRDSEHNELNELYSFDTCTNKWTLLSSGDIGPTHRSYHSTTADDRHVYIFGGCGVAGRLNDLWAYNTVDQKWVKYPAPGDGCKGRGGPGLAVAQGKVWVVYGFAGVEMDDVHYFDPVRGEWAQVETTGEKPTARSVFSTLGIGKYVFIYGGEVDPSDQGHLGAGKFAGEVYALDTETLVWKRWDDGPESGDHPGPRGWCAFAAGHRDGKEGLLVYGGNSPSNDRLGDLFFFTP; translated from the exons ATGGCCGTGGCTCAAGGCAAATGGCTCAAG CTTGATCAACATGGTACTGCGCCTGGAGCCAGAAGCTCACATGCCACTGCCATAGTTGGACAAAAGGCCTATGTTTTTGGTGGTGAATTCAAGCCACGTGTCCCGGTCGATAACGAGCTCCACGTCTTTGATCTGGAAACCCTAACATGGTCTGTTGCAGAGGGCACCGGGGATGTCCCGCCACCACGTGTCGGTGTGACAATGGCAGCTGTTAGAAAAactatctatgtgtttggtggTAGGGACAGTGAACATAACGAGCTGAATGAGCTCTACTCCTTTGACACATGCACAAATAAGTGGACCCTACTCTCTAGCGGAGACATCGGCCCCACTCACCGAAGCTACCACTCTACGACGGCCGATGATCGACATGTATACATCTTTGGTGGCTGTGGAGTGGCTGGTCGACTTAATGACCTATGGGCCTATAATACTGTTGAtcaaaagtgggtcaaatatccTGCCCCAGGAGACGGATGCAAGGGTAGAGGTGGGCCTGGGCTGGCTGTGGCCCAAGGAAAAGTATGGGTTGTGTATGGTTTTGCTGGAGTGGAAATGGATGACGTACACTACTTTGATCCAGTCCGTGGAGAATGGGCCCAAGTCGAGACAACTGGTGAAAAACCTACAGCTCGCAGTGTATTTTCTACACTCGGGATTGGAAAATACGTATTTATATATGGTGGGGAAGTAGATCCTAGTGACCAAGGTCACTTAGGTGCCGGTAAATTTGCTGGCGAGGTTTATGCATTGGACACAGAGACATTAGTGTGGAAACGATGGGATGATGGACCGGAATCGGGTGATCATCCCGGGCCTCGCGGTTGGTGTGCGTTCGCAGCTGGTCACCGGGATGGAAAGGAGGGACTTTTGGTGTATGGTGGCAATTCACCAAGCAATGATAGGCTTGGtgaccttttctttttcactcctTGA